In one Sebastes umbrosus isolate fSebUmb1 chromosome 13, fSebUmb1.pri, whole genome shotgun sequence genomic region, the following are encoded:
- the gpm6bb gene encoding glycoprotein M6Bb isoform X2, with translation MGCFECCIKCLGGVPYASLVATILCFSGVALFCGCGHVALTGTVTILETHFSKVTSDHAMLTDIIQLMQYVIYGIASFFFLYGIILLAEGFYTTSAVKELHSEFKTTICGRCISGMFVFLTYILGVAWLGVFGFSAVPVFLFYNMWSTCATMKSPMANLTSIDSICVDVRQYGIIPWNATPGKACGSTLGNICDTSEFYLSYHLYIVACAGAGATVIALIHFLMILSANWAYLKDASQMHAYQDIKMKEERELQDITSRSKECLNSYT, from the exons GTTGCTTTGAGTGCTGCATCAAATGTTTAGGCGGCGTGCCGTACGCGTCGCTGGTGGCCACAATCCTCTGCTTCTCTGGCGTCGCCCTCTTCTGTGGATGCGGCCATGTGGCTCTCACTGGCACCGTGACCATCCTGGAAACCCACTTCTCCAAGGTCACCAGTGATCACGCTATGCTGACTGACAT AATACAGCTGATGCAGTATGTCATCTACGGCATCGCTTCATTTTTCTTCCTGTACGGGATCATCCTGCTGGCCGAGGGCTTCTACACGACCAGCGCAGTCAAGGAACTGCACAGCGAGTTCAAGACCACCATCTGCGGACGCTGCATCAGTGGAATG TTTGTGTTCCTCACATACATCCTGGGCGTGGCCTGGCTCGGCGTGTTCGGCTTCTCCGCCGTGCCCGTCTTCCTCTTCTACAACATGTGGTCTACCTGTGCCACCATGAAGTCTCCCATGGCCAACCTCACCAGCATTGACTCCATCTGTGTGGATGTTCGTCAGTATG GAATTATCCCATGGAACGCCACACCAGGCAAGGCCTGCGGATCTACGCTAGGTAACATCTGCGACACCAGTGAG TTCTACCTGTCTTATCACCTGTACATCGTAGCGTGCGCCGGGGCAGGAGCCACCGTGATCGCTCTG ATCCACTTCCTCATGATTCTCTCAGCAAACTGGGCCTACCTTAAGGACGCCAGTCAAATGCATGCCTACCAAGACATCAAAATGAAGGAAGAGCGGGAGCTGCAGGACATCACCTCACGCTCAAAGGAATGCCTCAATTCCTACACATAA
- the gpm6bb gene encoding glycoprotein M6Bb isoform X1, which produces METPSEENQDQRQDKRGCFECCIKCLGGVPYASLVATILCFSGVALFCGCGHVALTGTVTILETHFSKVTSDHAMLTDIIQLMQYVIYGIASFFFLYGIILLAEGFYTTSAVKELHSEFKTTICGRCISGMFVFLTYILGVAWLGVFGFSAVPVFLFYNMWSTCATMKSPMANLTSIDSICVDVRQYGIIPWNATPGKACGSTLGNICDTSEFYLSYHLYIVACAGAGATVIALIHFLMILSANWAYLKDASQMHAYQDIKMKEERELQDITSRSKECLNSYT; this is translated from the exons atgGAAACTCCATCAGAAGAAAACCAAGACCAGAGGCAGGACAAAAGAG GTTGCTTTGAGTGCTGCATCAAATGTTTAGGCGGCGTGCCGTACGCGTCGCTGGTGGCCACAATCCTCTGCTTCTCTGGCGTCGCCCTCTTCTGTGGATGCGGCCATGTGGCTCTCACTGGCACCGTGACCATCCTGGAAACCCACTTCTCCAAGGTCACCAGTGATCACGCTATGCTGACTGACAT AATACAGCTGATGCAGTATGTCATCTACGGCATCGCTTCATTTTTCTTCCTGTACGGGATCATCCTGCTGGCCGAGGGCTTCTACACGACCAGCGCAGTCAAGGAACTGCACAGCGAGTTCAAGACCACCATCTGCGGACGCTGCATCAGTGGAATG TTTGTGTTCCTCACATACATCCTGGGCGTGGCCTGGCTCGGCGTGTTCGGCTTCTCCGCCGTGCCCGTCTTCCTCTTCTACAACATGTGGTCTACCTGTGCCACCATGAAGTCTCCCATGGCCAACCTCACCAGCATTGACTCCATCTGTGTGGATGTTCGTCAGTATG GAATTATCCCATGGAACGCCACACCAGGCAAGGCCTGCGGATCTACGCTAGGTAACATCTGCGACACCAGTGAG TTCTACCTGTCTTATCACCTGTACATCGTAGCGTGCGCCGGGGCAGGAGCCACCGTGATCGCTCTG ATCCACTTCCTCATGATTCTCTCAGCAAACTGGGCCTACCTTAAGGACGCCAGTCAAATGCATGCCTACCAAGACATCAAAATGAAGGAAGAGCGGGAGCTGCAGGACATCACCTCACGCTCAAAGGAATGCCTCAATTCCTACACATAA
- the gpm6bb gene encoding glycoprotein M6Bb isoform X3, whose product METPSEENQDQRQDKRGCFECCIKCLGGVPYASLVATILCFSGVALFCGCGHVALTGTVTILETHFSKVTSDHAMLTDIIQLMQYVIYGIASFFFLYGIILLAEGFYTTSAVKELHSEFKTTICGRCISGMFVFLTYILGVAWLGVFGFSAVPVFLFYNMWSTCATMKSPMANLTSIDSICVDVRQYGIIPWNATPGKACGSTLGNICDTSEFYLSYHLYIVACAGAGATVIALLIYMMATTYNFAVLKFKSREDCCTKF is encoded by the exons atgGAAACTCCATCAGAAGAAAACCAAGACCAGAGGCAGGACAAAAGAG GTTGCTTTGAGTGCTGCATCAAATGTTTAGGCGGCGTGCCGTACGCGTCGCTGGTGGCCACAATCCTCTGCTTCTCTGGCGTCGCCCTCTTCTGTGGATGCGGCCATGTGGCTCTCACTGGCACCGTGACCATCCTGGAAACCCACTTCTCCAAGGTCACCAGTGATCACGCTATGCTGACTGACAT AATACAGCTGATGCAGTATGTCATCTACGGCATCGCTTCATTTTTCTTCCTGTACGGGATCATCCTGCTGGCCGAGGGCTTCTACACGACCAGCGCAGTCAAGGAACTGCACAGCGAGTTCAAGACCACCATCTGCGGACGCTGCATCAGTGGAATG TTTGTGTTCCTCACATACATCCTGGGCGTGGCCTGGCTCGGCGTGTTCGGCTTCTCCGCCGTGCCCGTCTTCCTCTTCTACAACATGTGGTCTACCTGTGCCACCATGAAGTCTCCCATGGCCAACCTCACCAGCATTGACTCCATCTGTGTGGATGTTCGTCAGTATG GAATTATCCCATGGAACGCCACACCAGGCAAGGCCTGCGGATCTACGCTAGGTAACATCTGCGACACCAGTGAG TTCTACCTGTCTTATCACCTGTACATCGTAGCGTGCGCCGGGGCAGGAGCCACCGTGATCGCTCTG CTGATCTACATGATGGCTACCACTTATAACTTTGCCGTTTTGAAGTTTAAGAGTCGAGAAGACTGCTGCACTaagttttaa